The Roseovarius indicus genome has a segment encoding these proteins:
- a CDS encoding UxaA family hydrolase: MKTVRLSDADNVVTAISQLAPDEDDAIELVPRGHKMATRPIARGDAVRKYAQVIGYASTDIPQGAHVHTHNLEFRNVDTAYEFSTNLTPATPATTTDTFMGYRRASGRVGTRNYIAVLTSVNCSATAARMIADHFTPERLAPYPNVDGVAAFVHGTGCGMAGSGEGFEALQRVMWGYARNANVGGVLMAGLGCETNQIDWLVEAFGLTPGPLFQTMNIQDVGGIRKTVEAGIAKIEAMLPLVNEAEREPCPASELMVALQCGGSDAWSGITANPAVGHACDLLVAQGGTGVLAETPEIYGAEHLLTARAASREVGEKLIALIRWWEDYTARNHGSMDNNPSPGNKKGGLTTILEKSLGAAAKGGTTPLTGVYKYAEPVTAKGFTFMDSPGYDPASVTGQIASGCNLVVFTTGRGSAFGSKPAPTLKVATNTQMYERMTEDMDVNAGRILTDGASVEEVGREIYEAWLRLASGEVSKSEAQGLGDHEFVPWQIGAVM, encoded by the coding sequence ATGAAGACCGTTCGACTGTCCGACGCCGACAACGTGGTGACCGCCATCTCCCAATTGGCGCCGGACGAGGACGACGCAATCGAGCTTGTCCCGCGCGGCCACAAGATGGCCACCCGCCCCATCGCCCGCGGCGATGCGGTGCGCAAATACGCCCAGGTCATCGGCTATGCCTCAACGGACATCCCCCAGGGCGCCCACGTACACACCCACAACCTGGAATTCCGCAACGTCGACACCGCTTACGAATTCTCGACCAACCTGACACCCGCCACGCCCGCGACCACCACCGACACCTTCATGGGCTACCGCCGCGCCTCGGGCCGGGTCGGCACGCGCAACTACATCGCCGTCCTCACCTCGGTGAACTGCTCGGCCACCGCCGCGCGGATGATCGCCGACCACTTCACCCCCGAGCGGCTGGCGCCCTATCCCAATGTCGACGGCGTGGCCGCTTTCGTGCATGGCACCGGCTGCGGCATGGCCGGGTCGGGCGAGGGGTTCGAGGCGCTGCAGCGTGTCATGTGGGGCTATGCCCGCAACGCCAACGTGGGCGGCGTGCTGATGGCCGGGTTGGGCTGCGAGACCAACCAGATCGACTGGCTGGTCGAGGCGTTCGGCCTGACGCCGGGCCCCTTGTTCCAGACGATGAACATCCAGGACGTGGGCGGCATCCGGAAGACGGTCGAGGCCGGCATAGCCAAGATCGAGGCGATGCTGCCGCTGGTCAACGAGGCCGAACGCGAACCATGCCCGGCCTCGGAGCTGATGGTCGCCCTGCAATGCGGCGGGTCCGATGCCTGGTCGGGCATCACCGCCAACCCCGCGGTCGGCCATGCCTGCGACCTGCTGGTCGCACAGGGCGGCACCGGCGTGCTGGCCGAGACACCCGAGATCTACGGGGCCGAGCACCTGCTGACGGCGCGCGCGGCAAGCCGCGAGGTGGGCGAGAAACTCATCGCCCTCATCCGCTGGTGGGAGGATTACACCGCCCGCAACCACGGCAGCATGGACAACAACCCCAGCCCCGGCAACAAGAAGGGCGGCCTGACCACCATTCTCGAGAAATCGCTGGGCGCGGCGGCCAAGGGCGGCACCACGCCCCTGACGGGCGTCTACAAATATGCCGAGCCGGTGACGGCCAAGGGCTTCACCTTCATGGACAGCCCCGGCTATGACCCGGCCAGCGTGACGGGGCAGATCGCCAGCGGCTGCAACCTTGTCGTCTTCACCACCGGGCGCGGCTCGGCCTTCGGCTCGAAGCCCGCGCCGACGCTGAAAGTGGCGACCAACACCCAGATGTACGAGCGGATGACCGAGGATATGGACGTGAACGCCGGCCGTATCCTGACCGACGGCGCCAGCGTCGAAGAGGTCGGGCGCGAGATCTACGAGGCGTGGCTCAGGCTGGCCTCGGGCGAGGTGTCGAAATCCGAGGCGCAGGGGCTGGGCGATCATGAATTCGTGCCGTGGCAGATCGGCGCGGTGATGTAA
- a CDS encoding NAD(P)-dependent oxidoreductase — MSKPTIGFIGLGLMGRAMVGCLQDAGYDVSVLGNRDRSGIEEAVARGGREAGSAREMAENCDIVMLCVGTSEQVEQRIYGEDGVLAGAKAGQVVIDFGTSLPSSTQKIGADLAEKGAVYLDAPLGRTPAHAKDGLLNIMCAGDEAAYEKVKPVLDVLGENVFHLGKLGNGHTIKLINNFFAMTTANAMAEAFATADAAGIDRQALYSVMSAGPLKSGMMDFIRNYAVDGQVDLAFSVANAAKDVGYYRQMAGDLGLESRMSTAADATLREARDGGDGGIMVPEMVDWMAKHLGSKQS, encoded by the coding sequence ATGAGCAAGCCGACAATCGGCTTCATCGGGCTGGGGCTGATGGGCCGGGCCATGGTGGGGTGCCTGCAGGATGCGGGCTATGACGTGAGTGTGCTGGGCAACCGCGACCGGAGCGGGATCGAGGAGGCCGTGGCACGCGGCGGACGCGAGGCCGGCTCGGCCCGGGAGATGGCCGAGAATTGCGATATCGTGATGCTGTGCGTCGGGACCTCGGAGCAGGTCGAGCAACGGATCTACGGAGAGGACGGCGTGCTGGCCGGGGCGAAAGCGGGCCAGGTGGTGATCGATTTCGGCACCTCCTTGCCCTCGTCGACGCAGAAGATCGGGGCCGATCTGGCGGAAAAGGGCGCCGTCTATCTCGACGCGCCGCTGGGCCGGACGCCGGCTCATGCCAAGGATGGCTTGCTGAACATCATGTGCGCAGGCGACGAGGCGGCCTATGAAAAGGTCAAGCCGGTGCTCGACGTGCTGGGCGAGAATGTCTTCCATCTCGGCAAGCTGGGGAACGGGCACACGATCAAGCTGATCAACAACTTCTTCGCCATGACGACGGCCAACGCGATGGCGGAGGCCTTTGCCACGGCGGATGCGGCGGGCATCGACCGGCAGGCGCTTTACAGCGTGATGTCGGCCGGGCCCCTCAAGTCGGGGATGATGGACTTCATCCGCAACTATGCGGTGGATGGGCAGGTCGACCTTGCCTTTTCGGTTGCAAATGCGGCCAAGGATGTGGGCTATTACCGGCAGATGGCGGGGGACCTGGGGCTTGAAAGTCGCATGTCGACCGCGGCCGATGCCACGCTGCGCGAGGCGCGCGATGGCGGCGATGGCGGGATCATGGTCCCGGAAATGGTGGATTGGATGGCGAAACATCTCGGGAGTAAGCAGTCATGA